Below is a window of Deltaproteobacteria bacterium HGW-Deltaproteobacteria-2 DNA.
GCTTCCGGTCTTTGGCTAACTTTGTTGGTCCCGATGTATCGGGATCGTCGGCTCGTTATCCTTTGACCGAACGCGCAACCAAAGGGCGCGCAATAGAAATAAAACTTATTACCCTACCGGGAAGTGACGCCGAACAGGCGGCCATTTCCAATCGAAATGGCATTACTTATTTTTCGCGGCGGAGTATATGAAGAAGAAGCGTATATGTCAATCACGAATATGATACCCCGAAGCAAGCTGCAGGGTATCATATTTCCACATGGGATTAAGCATTTTTGAGAAAAACGATAATTTCATTAATATCCGGCAGCTGGGCGATGGGATATACTTTTACAAAACAAACCTTTCCCCCCTCATCGAGAATGACGTTTGCCCGTTGTGAAATACCGTCTTGTTCTCTGAAAAGACCGAGGCTTTTGGCCACATTTCCGTGCGGCCAAAAGTCCGATAAAAGTTTCGTCTGTCTGATCTTTATTGATTTGGCCCATGCCGCCTTGCAGGGAACACTATCCACACTCAAACCCACGGCGATTGTGTTGAGCTTATCGAATATCTTTTTGTTCTTTTCCAGAGACTGCATCTGCAAAGCACAAACAGGCGTCCAAGCGAGTGGATGAAAAGATAACAAGACGCGATGACCTCTCATCTTAGACAGGATAAAGTTCTGACCGAATTGATCCTGCAGTGTGAAACTTTTAACCATCTTTCCCAACTGAATAATTGTTTTTTCCGTCATAGAGCACCTCTATAAATATTTTTTATCTTTTTATTTATTCACATAATCCCTATCTGATAATCCTGAATAATAATTGTAACAGCGAAACCCTGTCACGGTAAGGCGGATAACGCAATGATATATCCAACAAATTTGAACGAACCAGAATGCCGCGCTGATGGGTGAAAGTATCGAAACTTGCCTTGCCGTGATAGCCGCCCATGCCGCTTTCCCCGATACCGCCGAAGGGAAGTTCCTGACTCCCGATGTGGGATATGGTGTCATTGATACAACCGCCTCCGGAAGATGTTTCGCGAAGAACCTTGTCTTGAATTTTCTTATTCTCAGAAAAACAATAAAGCGCCAAAGGACGCGACCGCTGATTCACAAAAGCAATGGCCTCGTCAATATCGCTGTATTCAATCAGGGGAAGGATAGGACCGAAGATTTCTTCCTGCATCACGGGATCGTTTGGAGAAACCTGATCAATGATTGTCGGAGCTATATAAAGATCTTTTCTCAGGGTTTTGCCGCCATAGAGAATCCATCCGCTTTTCATAAGTTGGACAAGTCGGTTAAAATGCCGCTCGTTGATGATTCGGGCATAATCCGGACTCATCATTGGATTTTCACCATAAAACGTGTGAAGCGTTTCTATCATCTTCTCGATAAAGGCATCTTTTATTTTCCGGTGTATCAGAGCGTAATCCGGTGCAATACATGTCTGACCGGCATTGAAAAATTTTCCCCAGGCAATTCTTTTTATCCCATAATTAAGATTGGCATCCTCATCAACAATAGCGGGGCTTTTTCCTCCCAGTTCTAATGTTACCGGTGTAAGGTAGCGGGCTGCCGCGGTCATGATAATCCTTCCGACGGCCGTACTTCCGGTAAAGAAGATATAGTCGAATTTTTCCTCCAACAGATTTTTTGTCGCCTCAGCTTCTCCCTGAAAAACTGTCACATAATCGGGATCGAACAATTCGGCTATCATCTTTTCAGTAGTTGCCGATGTGGAAGATGAAAACTCGGAAGGTTTGACCAGTACGCAATTGCCCGCGGCTATGGCGCCTATTAAAGGCGTAATGGTCAACAGGAAGGGATAATTCCACGGACTGATAATCAAAACAACGCCGTATGGGTCATGATAAATGTGGCTTCGTGACAAAAAATGAATGATGGGTGTCGCTACGTGTTGGGGACGCGACCAAGACCAAAGGTGATTTATTACATGATCAATTTCCGTGTAGAGAATTCCGATTTCACTGGCATAGGCTTCAAAAGGCGGTTTGCGCATGTCGTCATAAAGAGCGGCCATGATTTCCGCTTCATACTTGCGTATACCTTCTTTGAGCTTTTTCAGTTGGGCGATACGAAATTCGACATCTCTTGTTTTTCCTGCAGTAAAGAACGCCCTTAGTCGAATCAACGTTTGCGATATGGATTCCGGTGACATTAATGTTTCTCCATATACCGAGTTTATATGATGGAATACCATTTCTAAATCAAAGATGATATTGAGGCTGCCAGGAGAAGGCGACGAGGCGTATTGTACATAGGTTGAGAAAGCCGACGACGACGCCAACAAAAATAGCGCTTTGATTTAGAATTGGTATAATTATATGGAGAAGGTTTTTGTATGTCAAAGAAATATTTCTCGTAAAAAAGGATAAAATTATAACTGCTTTTTTACGCAACTAACTAATAACAAACGTTTGATTTTAATACAGCATTGGGTTAAATAATTAGACAGTGAATCAGAATTATTTTTTGAGAAACAATGATAAAAAAACTGCTCAACAAAAAACATGTTTGTCCCTGGTGGTTATGCTTTACATTCGATAACCCGTTGCGCAGAATTTTTCATGATCCGATTAAAATTCTCAGCCCCTACGTTCACCAGGGAGATACTGCAATTGATATCGGGCCCGGCATGGGCTATTTCAGCATACCGTTGGCTAAACTCGTTGGACCATCAGGTCGCATCATCGCTGTTGATATTCAGCAGAGGATGCTTTCCGCACTTGACGCACGCGCTCAGAAACATGGCGTCTCCGCAATCATCAAAACACATCTGACAACTCCGGATTCACTTTGTTTTCATGAAAAGGCTGATTTCATCCTGGCTTTCTGGATGGCGCATGAGGTTCCCGACCAGAAAAGATTTTTCTCAGAAATTCACGACCTGACAAAACCAGAAGGGCTTTTTCTTCTGATCGAACCTGTAATTCATGTATCAAATAAAAATTTTTCGCGCGCAGTCGAGATGGCAAAGGAAGTTGGATTCTCCATTAAAGACTTCCCCAAAATCAGCATGAGCCAGAGTGTTCTATTTCACTGCTGAAAAAAAGAGCAGCAGGAGTAATAACAATGACCAAAGACGCAAGGGAATATCAGTACTGGAGTAAAAAAGCTGACAGCTTTGACGCAGCCAATATTTGCATCGTCGGGGAAAATACACGCAATGCCGCTGAGTGCTGGTTAAAAAATCAGCTTCGTACAGAAGATATTGTTCTGGAACTCGGCTGCGGCACGGGAATTTTCTCTACCGTAATTGCTGAAAGCGCCCGGCACTTGACGGCTACGGATATGTCGCCGGAAATGCTGGCAAAGGCAAAACTGTGCTTGCAAAGCTATCCCAACGCCGAAGTCAAGCCGGCGGACGGTTATCAAATCGCCTATGGAGATTCCGCTTTTGATGCTGTGTTTATGGGAAATGTTCTGCATATCGTGCGAGGGCCCTTGACGATATTACGGGAATGTCATCGGGTCTTGAAACAAGGCGGCAGAATGCTTGCGGTTGACTACACGCTGGCCGGTATGTCCTTGATGGCGAAGCTGGCCAAGGGAATGCGTTATGTGAGCAAACTGGGAATACCTCCCAAAGAAAACAAGAGTTATCGGTCCGAGGAACTCGCAGAAATAGTAAGGCTGGCTGGTTTCGAAATCAAAGAAGCGCAAACAATCAAACGGGAATCAAACGTTATCTGCATCAACGCTGTAAAGATTTAAGGCAATTCAATGTGGAGGAACGACGTGAAAAAATATTTTATATTAAATGCCTTTTTGGCATTTGTTGTTTTATGTAACGGGTGCGTTAAAATCACTCCCGTAAAAAACCTGGCATTGCCGCCCGTAAGTATAATCGAAGGGAATATAACCCGGCTTGATGATGGCGGATTTGATCTAACCGATGATTCCGGATCAATCTACGTCAGGGCGGAGTTGCCGGAAAATATCAAACTGAAAATTTCTGTTGGTGAGAAAGTCAAGGTGTATGGTAATTTGCAAGGAGGCAAGAAAAAAATATTCGACGGATATGTTATTAAAAAGTCCTCGGGAGAGCAGATTATTGTAAGCAATCCGTCTCCTCATTTCGGCTTTATTTTACAGAGCTCTTTTAAGTAACATCTTTACCTGCTCCAAAGCTCCGGAGATGACCTGATCCATATTATAGTATTTATACTCAGCTAACCGGCCACCGAATATAACATCACTCTCACGGCTTTGCGCCTTTTGATATTTGGCCAGCATTTCCTGATCAGCTTTCAGTCTTACCGGATAATATGGTTCATTCGGATCATCGCAAGGATACTCTCTAATGACAACCGTGCCTCTCGACAGATGGGCATTTTCGCGATAAAAATGTTTTGGTTCTAGAATGCGTGTATAGGGCACTTCCCGATCGGCATAGTTCATAATGCTGACACCCTGATAATCGTCCAACTGCATTTCTTCGATTTCAAATTGGCAGGACCTCCACCGCAGTTCTCCATAATTGTAATTGAAATAACGGTCTATGGGACCAGTGTAAACAAGAGTCCTGGCGATGGACTTCCAGTAATCTCTTTTTTCCAGAAAGTCTGTTTTCAGTTCCACCGGTATATCCTTCAACAATTTTTCAAAAATCGGCGTGTAGCCGCCGCTGGGCATTCCTTGATAATCATCATCGTAATAAATGTCATTGTAAGTGGTTCTTACCGGAAGCCTTGTGATAACTTCAGCGGGAAGATCTTTCGGATCACAGTCCCATTGCTTTATTGTATAACCCTTTATAAACGTCTCGTAAAGCTCTCTGCCGATAAGACTTATCGCCTTTTCCTCCAGATTTTTGGGGTAAGAAATCGCAGGTGTTTTGGATTTTAAAAACTCTCCGGCTTCATCCGGTGTTAAAGATAGGTTATAAAACTTATTGATGGTTGCCAGATTGATCGGCAGGGAATAAACTTTTCCGCCTGCGGTTGTGAGCACACGATGCCGGTAATTATTAAAATCGGCAAAAGAATTTATATATTTCCAAATATTTTCAGAAGATGTGTGAAAAATATGAGGCCCGTATTTGTGGACGTTGATGTTATTTTTAGGACAATCATAAGAATAACAATTGCCGCCGATATGATCACGTTTTTCGATTATTAAAACTTTTTTGCCGGCTTTCTTCATTTCGTAGGCAAAAATAGCTCCAAAAAAACCGGCGCCGACTACAATAAAATCATACACTTTATAAATATATCCTTCTACATATGTGCGTGGGGAAATGCTTGTACCAGAAGCAGGCAACTCTTTCCATCTAAAGAATTACTATTCTCTCTTCGTCCTGCGCTCTCAAATCAACAGTTGTCTGTTGTTAATCGCTTTAGCCCGAAAAATGAGCATCAAATACGGCCAGGATTTGCGGGTAGAGCCGTGGTTCATTCGACAAACCTTCCAGTGCTATCCTAACGTTTACAGAAGTTCCATGAGTGTAAGTACGAAGATCGACCTTCAATTTTGCTTTCCGGGCCTCAGGAGAGTTATTGAATTGTTCGATCTCTTTCTCAACAATAGAGGACTTGTTTTCCCAAGTAAATTTTCGAACTATTGCAAAGGCCAGACCTTTCATTCTCCAGTACGTCTCCCACATCCACTCGCACTTTTTTTCGAAAACAGCATCGATCCTGGCACACATTGACTTGAACCTGGTCAGCGCTTCCTGCTCTTCTCGTGAATCATTGGGATAAGATACGAAGTGAAGATTTACGAGACTTTCCAAACCCGTATACCCACGCAGTTCTGACGGATCGTAGCCTTCATTGAACCCTATTCTTAAGCTCGCTTTATCCTTATTAATTTTCCACGGCCACAGATCGACGACAACCTTGGCTTTTTTCACACGTAAGCAAAGAGCTTCACCCATCTCACGGGTTAAAATACCAATGTATTGCTCAATGACAGGATTCGGTGCCTGAATAAGAAATGATTTTGTTTCGTGGTCCCATGTCCACGCGGAATTTCCTTGAGGAACGCCGGCGAGTTTTTCGAGAAGAGATCGAAAAGCAGCTAATTCTAAACAGAGGTTTGATTGCACATCACCCGTTCGCGCTTTTTCCATATCCATGGAAAAAGCACCGGATTCATTATGAATCTGGTCAGCGTTCGAGATCACAGAGTCTGTCCCAGCTTCGGCTGGCCTGCCGCTCATTGGATCTGATTGTTTAATATTCATGATCTCCCCGCATCTTTATTGCAGACTAGCTTTAAGAATTTGCCGATTGTTGTTTCCCGGCAAATCTCTTTTCCGTTACAATCCCATATCTTGCAGGTAATTTCATCATTTGGGTGCAGTTGCCTCACTAAAAGAGACGTTGCAGA
It encodes the following:
- a CDS encoding methyltransferase type 11 — protein: MIKKLLNKKHVCPWWLCFTFDNPLRRIFHDPIKILSPYVHQGDTAIDIGPGMGYFSIPLAKLVGPSGRIIAVDIQQRMLSALDARAQKHGVSAIIKTHLTTPDSLCFHEKADFILAFWMAHEVPDQKRFFSEIHDLTKPEGLFLLIEPVIHVSNKNFSRAVEMAKEVGFSIKDFPKISMSQSVLFHC
- a CDS encoding aldehyde dehydrogenase family protein, which encodes MSPESISQTLIRLRAFFTAGKTRDVEFRIAQLKKLKEGIRKYEAEIMAALYDDMRKPPFEAYASEIGILYTEIDHVINHLWSWSRPQHVATPIIHFLSRSHIYHDPYGVVLIISPWNYPFLLTITPLIGAIAAGNCVLVKPSEFSSSTSATTEKMIAELFDPDYVTVFQGEAEATKNLLEEKFDYIFFTGSTAVGRIIMTAAARYLTPVTLELGGKSPAIVDEDANLNYGIKRIAWGKFFNAGQTCIAPDYALIHRKIKDAFIEKMIETLHTFYGENPMMSPDYARIINERHFNRLVQLMKSGWILYGGKTLRKDLYIAPTIIDQVSPNDPVMQEEIFGPILPLIEYSDIDEAIAFVNQRSRPLALYCFSENKKIQDKVLRETSSGGGCINDTISHIGSQELPFGGIGESGMGGYHGKASFDTFTHQRGILVRSNLLDISLRYPPYRDRVSLLQLLFRIIR
- the glf gene encoding UDP-galactopyranose mutase, which translates into the protein MYDFIVVGAGFFGAIFAYEMKKAGKKVLIIEKRDHIGGNCYSYDCPKNNINVHKYGPHIFHTSSENIWKYINSFADFNNYRHRVLTTAGGKVYSLPINLATINKFYNLSLTPDEAGEFLKSKTPAISYPKNLEEKAISLIGRELYETFIKGYTIKQWDCDPKDLPAEVITRLPVRTTYNDIYYDDDYQGMPSGGYTPIFEKLLKDIPVELKTDFLEKRDYWKSIARTLVYTGPIDRYFNYNYGELRWRSCQFEIEEMQLDDYQGVSIMNYADREVPYTRILEPKHFYRENAHLSRGTVVIREYPCDDPNEPYYPVRLKADQEMLAKYQKAQSRESDVIFGGRLAEYKYYNMDQVISGALEQVKMLLKRAL
- a CDS encoding peroxiredoxin translates to MTEKTIIQLGKMVKSFTLQDQFGQNFILSKMRGHRVLLSFHPLAWTPVCALQMQSLEKNKKIFDKLNTIAVGLSVDSVPCKAAWAKSIKIRQTKLLSDFWPHGNVAKSLGLFREQDGISQRANVILDEGGKVCFVKVYPIAQLPDINEIIVFLKNA